Below is a genomic region from Zonotrichia leucophrys gambelii isolate GWCS_2022_RI chromosome 1A, RI_Zleu_2.0, whole genome shotgun sequence.
CAAACCCCCAGGGCCCTGACAGCAAGGCACATCCAGCACATGGgtgccctgctcctctggtCTCACCTCTACCCAGGGAACAGGCACGCCTGCGTGGCTGCTCGTGGGGACTGTGACTGGCACAAAGGCTTCTCTTCATACTAGAGAccaaatgaaatgaaagcaagattGAAGAATTACTCGTAAGCACCTTGTGCCAAAATATCTGCTGATGACAAAGCCAAGGTGAGGGCTGATTGCTGCTAAAGGAAGTGGCCCCACTCCCTCCCTCCTCAAGCTCTTCCTCGGTGCTCCTCTGAATCTGCTGTGACAAGCCTTGCTAAAGCTAAAGCAGCAAAAGGCTGCTTCTGCTGAAGGTTTGAATGTTCTTCCTTGTGGCACAGACACAAATATTGGTACAAAAAGATTTTATGGCAGGCATCCAGGAGGCTGCATCCCTCTGGTGTCACTGAATTTCAGTGCATGGTAACTTGGCACAATGATACCTCTGAACAGGAAAAACTTCATTAGacccacattaaaaaaaaaaaacttcattaGAGCCATAGAGCTTGGATGGAGAGAGCAAATGCCTCGAGAATGAGTAGAAATCCCATAGGAAGGAACCTtgaggcacagggagagctgctccctgAACTGCACACCCAAAGCTAAACCTGGAGGCAGACTGCTTCTCACTCAACTCCACACACTCCTGCCCTCAAGAGTAATGGCCATCAGTGTGCTGCCAAACAGGGCACACGAACAAGAGAAGGGCATTCACATGTGCCTCACCAGCCAGTGTTCCTTCCCACAGAGCCACTGTCTCAAGATGCTGCTGGGATTGCTACAAAACCCAGACACAGGGGTATTTGAGTTTCTTGAGATTTCCTTCTCGGGTTTCCATTGCAACAAACCCCGTGGATAACAGTGCAAAACCACCAGTTTCTTCAGAGTTAAGAAACATCCAGTCTATTCTGAGAAACCTCTCACGCACTAGAAGGCAACATGTTCACTTTACCAGGATGGTTCATTTTTAGCCAAAGCTTCTAAACTCGTCTTCTTTCAGCAGCATTAATAGTTTTAGGTTACTACAGTTACAAAagttctctattttttttttaatggctctTTAGTGCACAAAAAAGTGGAGGTGctctcttctccccctcctacAGTGCTATTGAGAATCTCCATCTTTCTCCCTCAGATCTTACCCCTGTCCAGAATCCGACGTTTTCCAGAGCACGTCTGCCCGGGAGCACGGCAGCCAGCTGCACCCTCCCCGCTCACCAGTTCTGATGTCTTTCCACCCTCTCAGCCAAGCCCGACCTCTTAGTCACCGCTGGCAGAGCGGAACTCCGCTTTTCTTCCTCCCAGCTGACcccttcctcttcatcctcccAGACCTTCCAGCGTCCCACCAGCGCTGCTGGGGCGGGATGGAGCCCTCGCAGCCTGCGGCACGGGCGGGCACGGCGGGCGAGCTGCCGCCCTCGCCCTCCCCTTGGCCACACGCCCCTCACAGCGGCGCGGGGAGCCCGAGAGGCGCTGCCCCGCACGGAGCCGGCCCTGCACCGCCCGGCCCCGCAGGGAGCGCTgggggctgccccagagccccgCACGGAGCCGGCCCGGCGCTGCCGGGTCCCGCTGCCGCTCCGACCCGGGCCGCCCCCGAGCAAAACCGCCCCTTTCCCCGAGCGGGACACGAGGGCCGAGCCGCCCGGCCcggtccagcccagccccgcagccccgggctcACCTCGCCGAGAGCGCGGCTCCGTCCCGCAGCGCCGCCACCGCCGGACGGGACCGAGATGTCCCTCCGGGGCCGCCCCTCAGCTCAGCTCGGGTCGGCTCGGGTCAGGGAGACCCCTCGGGATGGACCCGTCCCCTCCCCGAGccccggagcggcggcggcgccccgCAGAAGGGCTCCACCCCCAGCGCTGCCGCTTTCGGCCGGGCGCTCTGGGACTTTTAATTCCCACTGTACTACTTCAAATTGTTCTAAGGACTTTTTCCCCCACCTGGCTCTCTCTTTCTCACTTGCAGGAGTTTGCGCTCTACCCCGCAGGCAGGGAACCCGAGCCGTCCCAGCGCTGTCTCGCTCGAGTAGCGGTGCGTGGCAGGGTGACCCACCCTGGCCAGAGACATCCCGACATCGGGAGCCGCTAATTACGGactggaggaggagcaggggaaggcGGAAACTTCTCACACCTGTGGACGCCGAAAGAGATCTTATACAAAGTCACTAAAAATGGGAAGCTGAAAAttgtagttaaaaaaaaaaaaaaaaaagcaagcagccCAGTACCTGAGCTGCTGACCTGTTGCTAAGCAAGTTTCAAACGTACCCTCAAGCAGGAGGAACTTTTCTATTAAATTCCTGGCAATGATTGCTTAACAAGTTCTTAATGAACATGAACaaagaagggaaatttgggCTTTCATTTAGAAGAGTGCTGTTGAGTGCTAGGCTGCTGTAGGGTGGAGTAAATTGCATTGGAAGGTCACCAGAGATTTTGCGAAGCAGGTTAGGCGACATAATCAAGAACGGTTTAGACAGAGATATTCTACCTGGAGCTGAACACGAGCTCTTTAAAGATGCCTTCCAGCCCCGTGTTTTGATTTCCACGATATTTATGTGTTACTAAGGTGTTACAAATGTTGTACCTGTGACAAACCTTTCCACCACAGAAATAATCACATTGCTGCAAACAAAAACTCTTTCGCCGCAAACAAGTAATCTGAAATTGCATCTCCCCACCAATAATGTGTTATTTCTTTTATCAGAACAGGTCTTAATCAAAATTTAAGCTAAAAGAGATTTCAAGATATTTTCGTCTGTGCGGCTGAGCAGAATTTAAATTTATGAGAGAGTTCCTGCTCCTGAAGGTGTCAGTGCTCATCCTCCTTGGACCGTCCTGCTTGGATGGCATTCCTTGCCTGGTCcctgggtgggagcagccctCGGATGCAGAGGGAGGCAGGATGGGGTTTGTGAAGCCCATGGGAGCGTTCAGGAGCCGGCAGATGGATCGTGGGGGCTCGTAGGGCAAGCACAGTatctgccagcactgccacacacagacaccccGTGGGAAGGTGacaaaggagggaaggagggtcTGGAGGCTAGATCTCTCTCCATAAGAGTTCCAGAGCCAGCATTTGTGTCCCCTAGGGTTACTACAGCAGGGATGGTAAAAGTTTCTGGACATGGCGATGTACCCAACCAGCAGAATTCAGACCACCCGTGTGCCTCAGGGCTGtttcaccagcagctcctgaagctTGAAGTAGGGCAGTACTCCAAGGATGCCATCCACACCACTCACAGGTCTGGGCTGGAGTATGCGGGGTCTCAGGGAACCAAGTCGGGGCGTGGGAAGCAAATAATCTACCCCAAGTCCCCGTGGAGAGCATAACAAGGTGTAAATCACTctcccaaagcagagcagcagcatcatcACCTCTGAGCTAGCTCGACAGCTGCAAATCGCCGGCATGAAATAGTTTCCAAGCTTTTGGTCCGGTTTTGGTTTGATGAGCAGTTCCTATGTCATCTGTCAGCCGCTGAGGCGACTCCCGTGTGACCCGGGAGGGGACAGCCGCTGCGGAGGGGTTGCTGTCACAATACAGGCGGCTCGACCTCGTCCCTGCTCAAGTCAGTCAGcgagctgctggccagggctgagcccgCGGCTGGAAAGAGCTCCCACAGGATTCAGTGCTGTGAAAGCAGCGAAGGCGCGGCTCGGCTCCCCCAGGCCGGCACGAGGGAGGGCTCGGGAAGATGGGAAGGGGAAGGGCGCGGCGTGGCTGGCACCCAGCGATGCTGCCACGGGAGAGAGGGACACggcagggcaaggcagggcaggggggacaTGCCAGGGCTGCCGGCACACCGCCCAGGGGAtggaaggcaggcaggcagccagcagggtCTCCCAGATGTTACCCGTGCTCAGCCCTCGCAGGATCAGTCTCCCAGATGTTTTACATACCATTTCCTTGGAGGACAGGTTGAGCCCAGAGGGTCACAGAGCTGCACATTTGCCAGTGCGGTAAATGGGGATAAGCAAGGGCACGATCTTGCCCTTGGGGCTGTTTGTTCCTGCCTGAGGGCAgtctcctgcaggcacagcgggtctggtgcagccctgctcctgcctttccatccagcagctcctgacaggTCATGTCAGGGAGCGGCTCATcctggggtgctgcaggtggTGACTGTGGCTGGGCTGAAGGACACTCacacctcctctcctccctcatGCTCTTCAGCCTCAGCTGTTGTCTTGCGGTCTTTGCTTTTAACCAAACAGaaattttccctttggaaaagcAGATCAAACCCTCTTGtgatgctgccagcagcccttgTCTGGCCAGGAGCCAGATTGCAGACTGAGACCCTTAAAACACCTGCATTTTTTGTGCCATGGTATTCCAAATCAGCCTCAATGGGATTGACACTGGAGtgtgttcccattcccaggttTTTTTGATCAAGTTTCTGTGagaggaaagaagaataaaactACTGAGTGGCTTTGCTCACAGACACTCACACCTTGGAATGAAGTTCCTGAGCCTCTAATAagagatttttgtctttttttttttttttttttttaatgaagctggcagaaacagagaaatcctTTTAGAGGCATTAGGACATTATAATATTTATTGATCAGTGTGCACCAACCCTGGTTTATGCACTCTGATACATTTTGCCAGTTGAGTCAAGAATGATAATAAACATCCTGTCCAGCAAGTGGATTAATAATGGAGATGTGATGCGAGAGTCATTGGAGCACTGAGGGAAATAGGAATGGCATGGAACCTTTGGAGAGAAGGCAGGATGACTGTTACATAATTTAAACCCAAAGTGAGGTGTTCTACCACAGACAAAAGGCCAGCAGCCCCCTGCTCTGCACAATAATGGCATAGCAGGTCTCTGCTTCAGCTTTCTCCCCATTCCAAGAATCCCTAAGGGAAGCTCCCCTGTAACTACAGCCGGCAGCAGGGAGACCTGGAAACATTTGAGTACATGGAAATGAAGTACTTGTTTGTCCCTTTCTGTAGGAACCTGAGATTGCAAAAGCTTTCCCTGGCCCAAGCCCAAAGTTAGAGAGTACTGAATTAATCATCACTGCCAAATTGGTTGGATCATATTGTAATGTGTCATGCTGATtgtacaaaataattttaatttctatcaCATTTAAATAGATTTAGCCATATTCAGAATTCAAATGCCATTTCAAAATGAGTATTTGTTTTTGAGTCGGAGGGAAAATGTTTGCATAGAAAATGTCAATTCTGTaaaatttttgtgtatttttaattcaCCTCACCATAATTCCTTTTAGTTTCAGTACTCATTAAAAGTCACTTCTTCCTGCCAGAACCCCAGTTTGAAAGAAATACCAGAAAGCCCTGAGTCactggaaaaaccccaaagtaaCTCCACCAATTACAGCAATGGACAAATTTTATAGCTACTAGTAAGAACGCAGACCTGTAACACTGTGctcagccagagctgccagttCCCATCACTCAGGTGGTTCTGATGCCGGTGCTGAGATCGAGTTACAAACACCCAGCGTTTGACTGCCCCCATCCCTCTGCTTACA
It encodes:
- the LOC135456417 gene encoding basic proline-rich protein-like; translated protein: MYHIKTAKPDLLVTAGRAELRFSSSQLTPSSSSSQTFQRPTSAAGAGWSPRSLRHGRARRASCRPRPPLGHTPLTAARGAREALPRTEPALHRPAPQGALGAAPEPRTEPARRCRVPLPLRPGPPPSKTAPFPERDTRAEPPGPVQPSPAAPGSPRRERGSVPQRRHRRTGPRCPSGAAPQLSSGRLGSLRSTPQAGNPSRPSAVSLE